In the Gorilla gorilla gorilla isolate KB3781 chromosome 1, NHGRI_mGorGor1-v2.1_pri, whole genome shotgun sequence genome, CCCAGTGAAAATATTCCTCACCTGGCTGGGGAACATTGTTCTGAGAGGCCCCTTGATCTGCCCTGGGGACATGTGTGGCCATGCTAAGGGCCCTGCCCACCTTCACGTGACTGGCCACCTCTGCCAGGGTGCAGGCAGCTCCTAGCATGGAGACATCCTTTATGGAAGTGAGCTTTCCCACCCACCTCCATACCCACATTTTTCAGAAGCAGAGATAACAGGGAACCAAGAGTCAAGAAGCCACAGGGCTGGTAACGTGCCTACAGCCAAATCTGTGACCATTACCTGAAGAGGCAGGACAACAAAAGTAATCAGGAAAGGAGAAGATGTGGGCTGGAATGAGATAGGACAAGAGAAGACAGAACAAAGGCAGGAAAATCAGAAACACCAGAGAGCACAGTAGCATTAAAGGGACACACCAACACCTGGGCTCTTGCACACAGAGGAGTCTAAGGGTTCCCTGACTCCCTGCACCTACACCTGAGGAGAGAGTCCCAGTTATACGAGGACAGCATGGCAAAAGGGCCGACAGGGTAGTAGGTGTAGAGGCGAGGCAGGAGGCTAGGTGAAGGGCTGCCAACAGAAACTGGAAAGGTAGGAGGCCACATCGTCTTTTCCCAAACCTCCATCTACGAGTTGCCTCAGCTGTCCCCGTGATACTATATAGGTGCTTGCCCAACCACCTTTAGAGAAGCCTCAGCAAGCCTCCCTCAACTAGGACACAGAGAACCCTGGCTTTTCCTGTTCAGCCGGCCCCTCAAAGACGAGGGCAGTGCCCACTGCGGACTGGATGGCCACGGCGGCAGCGGTGCGGGCGCGCGTGTGGGCCCGCTGATGCTGTGACAGCGAGCGGCTGTGGCTGAAGCACTTGCCGCACTCTGCGCACTCCGCTGGCCGTTCGCCCAGGTGCGTCTTGCGGTGCAGTGCAAGCTTGGAGGCGACGCTGAAGGCCTTGCTGCACTCGGGGCATTTGTGTGGCTTGTGGCCGGCATGGTTGCGCCGATGCACGTTGAGATTGGACACGCACGTGAACCGCTTGCCGCACAGTTCGCAGCGGTAGGGCTTCTCGCCCGTGTGCGTGCGCCGGTGCTTGGTGAGGTCCGAGCGGTCGCTGAAGCGGCGGCCGCACTCGGGGCACGCGAAGGGCTTCTCGCCCGTGTGGATGCGCTGGTGCACCACCAGGTCGGAGCGCTGCCCGAAACCCTTGCCGCAAGTGGCGCACGCATGTGGCCGCTCGCCCTGATGGCTGCGCCGGTGGCGCAGCAGCGTGGAACTCTCGCTGAAGCAGCGTCCACAGTCACCACATGCGTACGGCTTCTCGCCCGTGTGTGTGCGCTGGTGGCGCACCAGCGTGGCGCTCTCCAGGAAGCCCTTGCCGCACTCCGGGCACTTGAAGGGTTTCTCCCCCGAGTGCGTCTGCAGGTGTCGCGTCAGCGTAGAGCTCTTGCCAAAGCACTTGCCGCACACGCCACACTGGTGGGCGTCTGAGGCACGGGGTCGCATGGGGCTCCGGGACACGTGGATGCGCGCGTGACTCCGCAACCCGGCGCCGCTTCGGAAGGCTCGCGGGCACTGCGCGCAGCGGTGGGGTGGGGCAGCAGGGTCAGAGGTTGTCCCCAAGGGGTGCGCCCGTGCCTGGTGGAAGAGCAGCGCGCTCTGCCGGAAGGTGCGGGCGCACAGCGGGCAGCGGCGGGGCCGCTCTGGCAGATGCTGGCGGCGCCGGTGTAGCAGCAGCGCCGGGAGGTGCGGGAAGCGCCGGCCGCATGTGCGGCAGGGGCAAGTGCGGCATCGCTGCCGGTGTGCGCCCAAGTGTAGGTCAAGACGGCCACTGTGGCGGAAGCTTTGTCCGCACTCACTGCAGATGTAGAGGGTCTGGCCAGCATGGGTGCGCCTGTGCGCTCGGAGGTCAGCAGCCCGTGCACAGCGCTCACCGCATTCTAGGCAACGGAAGCGGCCATCACCGCCGTGAGCTCGCTCATGTCGCAGCAGCACTGAGCTGTAGCAGAAGCTCTTGCCACATTCGCTGCACGAGTAAGGCTTCCCCGCTGCCACTGCCCCAGATGTGGCAAACATAGTGAGGACGGGTTCACAGGGAAGCGTGCCACTCACACTCTGGGGTCCACCTCCTGACGCTGCAGCTAAGTTTTACTTCTCTTAAGGCCTGGAAAGGGCACTGTAACAGAGAGGAAAGGGGGAGGCTGCAAAAACTGGTCTGATTTCAGGGTTCTTCTCTAAGGGGCAGACACTGTGGCTGTTCCAGGGTGAGCTGTGGCCAGGTTCACCCTGCACCGTGAGCCTGTGGGGAGAAGGTCATTGTGAGCCTCTGCAGCAGCTCCTAAGGAATGGAGAGGGGAACACGAACTCCCTATTTGTTATAACTTCTTTAGGTAGTCCATCTCCAGGATTCCCTTCCCCAAGACAAAGCAAAGCCATGGGCATCCCGGAAATACGGAGGGGATGTCCTTGAACCACTTGGAAGGGCAGGAGGGAAACTACAAGTGTCCTGGAGAACAAACAGGAATGGATTCAAAGGGGAGCTTGCATTTAGCCTGGGAACCATCAACACTGCTCTGAGGGAAGGGAACGCCAAGCCTGTTCGCTGGCCTTGGATGGGGATCCTTGTCTGGGGATGCATTAGGAAATGACCAAGGCAGGATGGGGCAGTGAGAAGTCCCCTGCGTTTAGACTATACCAACGCCTTCCTCCAAAACCCAGCTTTCCTGAGTCACTGACATGAACCCAGCCAGACTTGGGCTGGAAGAACAAAGCGGGTAATGTGATGAAGCACAAACAGGTCCAGCAGCAACAGCCTAGGCAAAGGGCTCAGACCCTGAAGTTACTgaaggggctggggcctggccaAGGGAAGGTATTTGAGAAACCCCAAATTATTGTTCCTTGGCTTTGGACAGCACTTGATAAACACACTACCCCATGCCAGTATACAGCCCCAAAGTTGAGAAAGCAACTCATGACCCAGTAAAGGGGTAAAAACGGGAGCATAGATAATTCacaaaaaacattattaaaagttGGTGGCATTATCCAAGAACACTTTTCCCATTTTCAGGAAAGGCTGGGGAGAAGCAAGGGGCATCCATTCTATAATAATTGTCAGGATATCCAAGTTGTTTGTGAAGGTTTGAAAATGATGAATCTGATCAAGAAAAACATATTGTTTATGAACATTCTGCAGcatttcctgtctcagccacagGAATCTGAGAATCTGGAGTAGCAGAAAAACTCCTTTATGGAGACCAAATCTGCTCTATTATCCTATTTGTCTCACATGATATCCCTGAATTCTTCTGACAGGTTGCTCCGGGCAGCTGTCTGGGAACAGGGTCAGCCTTTGTCGTATGTGCACAGAACCTCACATGCCCTCTAGTCAAGAGCACAATGTGGCTGCCCTCCTCACCTTGCCTCAGCACTGACGACTTCTCTCAGGGGCCACGGGTCAGTCTCCAGCCTTACTGGAGATAGGTCTAGTTGCTAGTACAGTATAGCCCCTTGTCACTCAACAGATGcgggagaggacacaaacaaaatgGTCAGCTGTCACTTTCTTCTTAGCAGATGAAAGTTCATCATAAATACTCAGAACTTTGGTTAAAATACCCCCGTATACAGGGTCCTTATGTTTTGGATACAAATGGGGTAAAGTGAAAATAGCAAACCTGCAAGTCTGGGCTCTGGAGCTTCTGCTGCCCCACCACGCTGGGCAGGAGTCGCCGCATGGGATGCCCTCCTCTCGTGCCTCTGGAGTAAGACGTGCCGTGCCCAGTAGAGATGAAGTAAAAGGGAAAATGTGAACTACAACTGAGcaggggaagaaagggagggaaatgTTTTCTGGAGGAGGGTATTTATttaatggacattttaaaatatgaaaacctGAACAGTAGTATCACAGAT is a window encoding:
- the ZNF672 gene encoding zinc finger protein 672; amino-acid sequence: MFATSGAVAAGKPYSCSECGKSFCYSSVLLRHERAHGGDGRFRCLECGERCARAADLRAHRRTHAGQTLYICSECGQSFRHSGRLDLHLGAHRQRCRTCPCRTCGRRFPHLPALLLHRRRQHLPERPRRCPLCARTFRQSALLFHQARAHPLGTTSDPAAPPHRCAQCPRAFRSGAGLRSHARIHVSRSPMRPRASDAHQCGVCGKCFGKSSTLTRHLQTHSGEKPFKCPECGKGFLESATLVRHQRTHTGEKPYACGDCGRCFSESSTLLRHRRSHQGERPHACATCGKGFGQRSDLVVHQRIHTGEKPFACPECGRRFSDRSDLTKHRRTHTGEKPYRCELCGKRFTCVSNLNVHRRNHAGHKPHKCPECSKAFSVASKLALHRKTHLGERPAECAECGKCFSHSRSLSQHQRAHTRARTAAAVAIQSAVGTALVFEGPAEQEKPGFSVS